In one window of Episyrphus balteatus chromosome 3, idEpiBalt1.1, whole genome shotgun sequence DNA:
- the LOC129916505 gene encoding PRL-1 phosphatase, whose protein sequence is MSNMRQKDIRPAPALIEFKGMKFLITDRPSDLTIPHYVLELKKNNVSTVVRVCEPSYKTDELESQGIVVKDLAFEDGTPPPQNVVDEWFEILKQNYQQNPEACVAVHCVAGLGRAPVLVALALIELGLKYEAAVEMIRDKRRGAINAKQLSYLERYRPKSRLKHKNGHKNSCSVQ, encoded by the exons atgagCAACATGCGCCAAAAGGACATCCGACCAGCACCCGCTCTTATTGAGTTTAAGGGGATGAAATTTTTGATCACCGATCGACCATCAGATTTAACCATCCCACATTATGTTTTG gaattaaagaaaaataatgttAGCACCGTTGTTCGTGTATGCGAACCAAGTTATAAAACCGATGAGCTTGAGTCTCAAGGCATTGTTGTCAAGGATTTAGCATTTGAAGACGGAACCCCTCCGCCACAAAATGTTGTTGATGAATGGTTCGAAATTTTGAAGCAAAA CTATCAACAAAATCCTGAAGCTTGCGTTGCCGTTCATTGTGTAGCTGGCCTAGGAAGAGCACCCGTTTTAGTTGCTTTGGCGTTGATCGAACTTGGTCTCAAGTACGAGGCAGCTGTTGAAATGATCAGAGA taAACGACGAGGCGCTATTAACGCTAAGCAACTCTCCTATTTAGAGCGATATAGGCCAAAATCAAGGCTTAAGCACAAAAATGGCCACAAAAATTCATGTAGCGTGCAAtag